The DNA window AAGAAACCCCTTAAAGCCAAAGAAGATTCCCTCCCCTTTGTAAGGGGAGGGTGAGGGAGGGGTAGAGACTTGCGTCATGCAGTCATTTTGCATGATCCCAACGCTCTACCTCCCCCCGCCCCTCCTTACAAAGGAGGGGAAACCGGGATTAGAGGACCCCTTTATATGGACGCCGCATCGATCGAAACCCTCCTCCAAGAGAGGACGCCGCCGCGCCCCGAGGCTGGTTGGCAGGACCGGCTCCGCGCCCTGGCCCGCGGGGAGCTGCGCTTCGAAGAGCCGCTGAAACGCCACACCACTCTCCAGATCGGCGGGCCGGCCGACGTCTTGGTCTATCCGGCCGACTTGGACGACTTGCGAAAGATCATCGAGTTCGCCCAGGCCCAGCACGTTCCATGGATGGTCTTGGGTTGGGGCAGCAACGTCTTGGTCCGAGACGGCGGCATCCGCGGCATCGTCTTCCGGCTGCAAAAGACTTTCACTCGCTTCGAGGTGCTCGACGAAACCGACAGTGAAGTCCTGATCGACGTCGAGTCGGGCGTTCCGTTGCCTAAGGTCGTGGAGAGCGGAAAGCAAAAGGGCTGGAAGGGCGTCGAGACCCTCTACGGAATCCCCGGCTCGGTCGGCGGCACCCTCAAGATGAATGCCGGCACCCGCTTGGGCGAGATCAAGGAATTCGTCGAGGAGATCACCGTGCTCCGGCCCGACGGGACGGTCCACGCCTATCCCAAGAAGAAGATCAAATTCGAATATCGCAGCTCCAATCTACCCTCGAAGGAGATCGTGATCTCGGGCAAGCTGCGCTTCCAAAAAGGCGACCCGGCCGCGGTCCAAGAGGCGGTGACGGCTTACCAGAAGAAGCGCCACGAATCCCAGCCGCTGGACCTGCCCAACGTCGGCTCGGTGTTCAAGAACCCCGACAAGGGCTTCGCCGCCCAGATCATCGAGGAGTTGGGCCTCAAGGGCGTGCGGGTCGGCGGCGCCCGGATCAGCTCCAAGCATTCCAATTTCATCGTCAACGAGAACGAGGCCAGCGCCAAGGACGTGCTGGTGCTGATCGGGTTGATTCGCGACAAGGTCAAGGAAGAGCTCGATCTCAAGCTCGAGCTCGAGGTCAAGGTGATCGGAGAGGATGAGCTCCTTTAAGGACAAGATCGTCGGCGTCCTGATGGGCGGGCTTTCCAAAGAGCGCGAGGTTTCGCTGAAGAGCGGGGCCGCCGTCCTCGACGCGCTTTTGCTCCGCGGCTTCGACGCGGTTCCGATCGACGTCGGCCCCGACATCGTCCAACAACTGAAGGAGAAGGCGATCGACGTCGCCTTCCTCGCTCTCCATGGCCGCTATGGCGAGGACGGCTGCATCCAGGGCCTGCTCGAGATCCTCAACATCCCTTACACCGGCTCTTCGGTCATGACCTCGGCCCTGGCGATGGACAAGTACCTGACCAAGGACGTCGCCCGCCAGGAAGGCTTGACCACCCCCGATTCGGTTTTTTTCGACGCCTTCGTCGAAAACATCGACGGCTTTTTGGCCAATTTCAACTTGCGCTTGCCGGTGGTGGTGAAGCCCAGCCGCGAAGGCTCGACCATCGGCATCGCCAAGGTCGGGGACCGGGCCGAGCTGAAGGCCGCCGTCCTGGCCGCCGCCCAGCTCGACAGCCGGGTTTTGATCGAGGGCTTCGTCGAGGGCCGCGAGGTCACGGTGCCGGTGCTCAACCAGGAGCCGCTGCCGGTCCTGGAGGTCGTGCCCAAGAACGGCTTCTACGATTATCAGTCCAAGTACACTCCGGGCGCGACGACCTACACCTGTCCGGCCCAGATCCCCGAGGATTGGACCCGCCGGGTCCAGGACGAGGCCAAGCGAATCTACCGCCGCCTCGGTTGCGAGGGCGTGGCCCGGGCCGATTTCATCTTCGACGCCCAGGGAACGCCCTGTTTTCTCGAGATCAATACCTTGCCCGGGATGACCGGGACCTCGCTGGTGCCCAAGTCGGCCGCGGTGGCCGGGATCAGCTTCGGCGAGCTGGTGGAGAAGATCCTGGATAGCGCGAGGCTCAAGATCCAGTGAAGAAACGCAGCCCCCTCATCCGTCGGAAGAACGTCAAGAAAGAGGCCAAGCGCCGCCGCTTCCGCTTCCTCGGCCGGGCCGTGCTGGGATTGGCTTTGGCCGGGGCCATGATCTGGGGCGGGCGGATGGCCCTGATGCGCTTCGACTTCTTCGCCCTCCGCAAGATCGAGATCCTCGGTGCGCCCCAAAGCCTGAGCCAGGCCGAGATCCTCAAGCGGAGCCAAGTGACCCTCGGCACCAACCTCTTCAAGATTCCGGTGGCCCAAGTGCAGGGCCGCCTGCTGCTTCATCCTTATTTCAAGTCGGTTTCGGTCCAGCGCCGGCTGCCCCATAGCTTGGTCATCGACATCCGGGAGCGCCTGCCGGCCTTCGTGATGAACGCTTCGGACCGGCTCTTCTACGTCGATGCCGATGGCGAGATCTTCAAGGACATCAGCGACAGCGACGACAGCCGCGATCTGGTGGTGCTCTCGGGTTTCGACGAGGATCAAATCCTGCTGGAGGCTTCGACCACCCGAAAGCGCATCGCCGACGCCGCTCTGCTGCAAAAACTTTTCCGCGAGACCGATTTCGGCGCCGCGATGGGGCTCAGCGAAATTCAGTACGAAAAAAATATTGGATTTACCCTCTACCCAGAAAAGAAAAAGTATAGTATCAAAATGGGACTGAAGGACTTCCCGGAAAAGCTTAAAAAGTTTCAGGAAATCTGGGAAAAAATCGAGAAGTCTAATTCGCGGATTTCCTCCATCGACCTCAATTATCCGGGAAAAGTCCTCATGACTTTGTAGTATTCGGCTGTTTGGACGCAGCCTAAAACCTGGGAATTTAGAAAAAATGGCCAAGAAAGAGGATCTGATCGTCGGTCTCGACATCGGCACCACTAAGGTCTGCGCCGTCGTTGGCGAAGTGACCGAGGACGGCATCGACATCATCGGGATCGGCTCCCACCCCAGCAAGGGCCTGCGCAAGGGCGTCGTCATCAACATCGAATCGACGGTCGAATCGATCAAGCGGGCGG is part of the bacterium genome and encodes:
- the murB gene encoding UDP-N-acetylmuramate dehydrogenase, producing MDAASIETLLQERTPPRPEAGWQDRLRALARGELRFEEPLKRHTTLQIGGPADVLVYPADLDDLRKIIEFAQAQHVPWMVLGWGSNVLVRDGGIRGIVFRLQKTFTRFEVLDETDSEVLIDVESGVPLPKVVESGKQKGWKGVETLYGIPGSVGGTLKMNAGTRLGEIKEFVEEITVLRPDGTVHAYPKKKIKFEYRSSNLPSKEIVISGKLRFQKGDPAAVQEAVTAYQKKRHESQPLDLPNVGSVFKNPDKGFAAQIIEELGLKGVRVGGARISSKHSNFIVNENEASAKDVLVLIGLIRDKVKEELDLKLELEVKVIGEDELL
- a CDS encoding D-alanine--D-alanine ligase, with the translated sequence MSSFKDKIVGVLMGGLSKEREVSLKSGAAVLDALLLRGFDAVPIDVGPDIVQQLKEKAIDVAFLALHGRYGEDGCIQGLLEILNIPYTGSSVMTSALAMDKYLTKDVARQEGLTTPDSVFFDAFVENIDGFLANFNLRLPVVVKPSREGSTIGIAKVGDRAELKAAVLAAAQLDSRVLIEGFVEGREVTVPVLNQEPLPVLEVVPKNGFYDYQSKYTPGATTYTCPAQIPEDWTRRVQDEAKRIYRRLGCEGVARADFIFDAQGTPCFLEINTLPGMTGTSLVPKSAAVAGISFGELVEKILDSARLKIQ
- a CDS encoding FtsQ-type POTRA domain-containing protein, with translation MKKRSPLIRRKNVKKEAKRRRFRFLGRAVLGLALAGAMIWGGRMALMRFDFFALRKIEILGAPQSLSQAEILKRSQVTLGTNLFKIPVAQVQGRLLLHPYFKSVSVQRRLPHSLVIDIRERLPAFVMNASDRLFYVDADGEIFKDISDSDDSRDLVVLSGFDEDQILLEASTTRKRIADAALLQKLFRETDFGAAMGLSEIQYEKNIGFTLYPEKKKYSIKMGLKDFPEKLKKFQEIWEKIEKSNSRISSIDLNYPGKVLMTL